One Setaria viridis chromosome 7, Setaria_viridis_v4.0, whole genome shotgun sequence genomic region harbors:
- the LOC117863916 gene encoding histone H3.2, producing the protein MARTKQTARKSTGGKAPRKQLATKAARKSAPATGGVKKPHRFRPGTVALREIRKYQKSTELLIRKLPFQRLVREIAQDFKTDLRFQSSAVAALQEAAEAYLVGLFEDTNLCAIHAKRVTIMPKDIQLARRIRGERA; encoded by the coding sequence ATGGCCCGCACCAAGCAGACGGCCAGGAAGTCCACCGGCGGCAAGGCCCCGAGGAAGCAGCTGGCCACCAAGGCCGCCCGCAAGTCTGctccggccaccggcggcgTGAAGAAGCCCCACCGCTTCCGCCCCGGCACCGTCGCGCTCCGGGAGATCCGCAAGTACCAGAAGAGCACGGAGCTGCTCATCCGCAAGCTCCCCTTCCAGCGGCTGGTGCGGGAGATCGCGCAGGACTTCAAGACCGACCTCCGCTTCCAGTCGTccgccgtggcggcgctgcAGGAGGCCGCGGAGGCCTACCTGGTGGGGCTCTTCGAGGACACCAACCTCTGCGCCATCCACGCCAAGAGGGTCACCATCATGCCCAAGGACATCCAGCTCGCCCGCCGCATCAGGGGCGAGAGGGCGTGA